The following proteins are co-located in the Bacteroidota bacterium genome:
- a CDS encoding HYR domain-containing protein encodes SGTLTVNPNPTVSVNSPEVCTSTLPALLTATPSGGTGSKTFTWSTGATTSTISISTAGTYSVTVTDAKGCTGSGSGTLIVNPNPTVSVNSPVVCASTLPATLTATPAGGTGSKTFAWSTGATTSTISVSSGGSYSVTVTDSKGCTGSGTGSLTVNTAPVISCPSNINTKNTAGQCGTVVNFTASSTGSPTPTLSYSQSSGTYFPVGTTTVKVKATNTCGVDSCAFTVTVVDTEKPKIFCPGNITTVTDLGKKTAMVTFTVPVSDNCGATLNCSPPSGSLFQVGTTLVTCTATDPSGNTSTCSFNVIVSKRKTKLAFQGAGSIQYSDSVVLGATLTDSLTGTFLASKNVSFTITSQSASGLTNASGLANASIVVNQAPSGSPSPVYSVVSAFAGDTAFAPCSLSAPFTIMKENASADYSGLPYFSTGSLTSTSATITLSATVTDAADGHIGNATRATVTFRRDSLNGPVLGTANLPVGLINPADPTVGSATTTFTYTMSSSEVNSQGASLTIYTVVNGYYTGVGGPDVVTVSIPGSDKVSGGGYLIMLRTAGKYGGKLNSRSDFGFTMKYNKSGSNLQGQTNIIIRASNDSMYQIKSNAINSLTVLGNQASFSTKANLTNITNPLAPFSVGGNMSLTVQMTDSTAGGQGDSVSVTLQDPNGGLLYSSNWNGTKSILQNLRKPNGGGNVKVMSSLLSIAGMRPGESGETAAGLIPKEYALYQNYPNPFNPTTEIRFDVPENSRVRIAVYDMLGREIKILADAEWDAGQHTTMWDAQNQDGRPAASGIYLVRLSARSATSGREFVSSKKMILLR; translated from the coding sequence TTCAGGCACTTTGACCGTCAATCCAAACCCCACGGTTTCGGTGAATAGTCCCGAGGTGTGCACAAGCACGCTCCCGGCGCTACTCACAGCCACCCCATCCGGGGGAACGGGTTCCAAGACGTTCACATGGAGCACTGGCGCGACCACCTCGACGATCAGCATAAGCACGGCTGGCACCTACTCTGTAACAGTGACGGATGCCAAGGGCTGCACAGGATCAGGCTCCGGTACCCTCATCGTGAACCCGAACCCCACAGTTTCAGTGAATAGTCCGGTGGTTTGCGCGAGCACGCTGCCTGCGACGCTCACCGCCACACCGGCGGGCGGGACGGGTTCCAAGACGTTTGCCTGGAGCACGGGCGCGACGACTTCCACGATCAGTGTAAGCAGCGGAGGATCTTACTCGGTAACCGTCACCGACTCGAAGGGATGCACCGGTTCCGGGACGGGATCATTGACAGTCAATACTGCGCCCGTGATCTCCTGCCCGAGTAATATCAACACCAAGAACACTGCAGGCCAATGCGGAACGGTGGTGAACTTCACGGCTTCATCAACTGGCAGTCCGACCCCCACTCTCTCATACTCGCAATCATCCGGCACGTATTTCCCGGTGGGCACGACAACGGTAAAAGTCAAAGCGACGAACACCTGCGGCGTGGATAGCTGCGCCTTCACGGTTACGGTCGTCGATACCGAGAAGCCCAAGATCTTCTGCCCCGGAAACATTACGACTGTGACCGATCTCGGGAAGAAAACTGCCATGGTCACCTTCACAGTTCCGGTCTCGGACAACTGCGGCGCCACGCTCAACTGCTCACCGCCATCGGGTTCATTGTTCCAAGTTGGAACGACCCTTGTCACCTGCACAGCGACGGACCCGTCGGGCAATACCTCCACATGCTCGTTCAATGTGATTGTGTCCAAACGGAAAACGAAGCTCGCGTTCCAGGGTGCCGGATCGATTCAGTATTCAGACTCGGTAGTCCTCGGAGCTACCCTTACGGACAGCTTGACCGGCACTTTCCTTGCGAGCAAGAACGTGAGTTTCACTATCACGTCACAGTCCGCCTCCGGTCTGACGAATGCCAGCGGATTAGCGAATGCATCTATCGTGGTAAACCAGGCCCCGTCGGGTTCGCCATCTCCGGTGTATTCGGTGGTCTCGGCTTTCGCTGGTGACACCGCCTTCGCGCCGTGCTCACTCTCGGCGCCGTTTACGATCATGAAGGAGAATGCAAGCGCGGACTACTCCGGCCTGCCGTACTTCTCGACCGGATCGTTGACATCCACCTCTGCGACTATCACGCTATCGGCAACCGTCACAGATGCCGCAGACGGCCACATCGGAAACGCAACCCGCGCAACGGTCACATTCCGGCGTGACAGTCTGAACGGACCCGTGCTTGGGACGGCAAACCTTCCGGTGGGCCTGATCAACCCGGCAGACCCGACGGTCGGCTCTGCCACGACGACGTTCACCTACACAATGTCGAGCTCGGAGGTGAATTCGCAGGGCGCAAGCTTGACGATCTACACCGTAGTGAACGGATATTACACCGGGGTCGGCGGGCCTGACGTCGTAACCGTTTCGATACCCGGTTCGGACAAGGTATCGGGCGGGGGATACCTCATAATGCTCCGTACCGCCGGAAAGTATGGTGGGAAGCTGAACTCGAGGTCCGACTTCGGTTTTACGATGAAGTATAACAAGAGCGGCTCGAACCTTCAGGGCCAGACCAACATCATCATACGTGCATCCAACGATAGCATGTACCAGATCAAGAGTAACGCAATCAACTCGCTGACGGTCCTTGGAAATCAGGCAAGCTTCAGCACAAAAGCAAACCTGACCAACATCACGAACCCGCTGGCTCCTTTCAGCGTCGGCGGAAACATGTCTCTCACCGTGCAGATGACCGATTCAACGGCCGGCGGCCAGGGAGATTCGGTGAGTGTGACATTACAGGATCCGAACGGCGGCTTGCTCTATTCGAGCAACTGGAACGGCACCAAGTCCATTCTGCAAAATCTGAGAAAACCGAATGGCGGAGGCAACGTGAAGGTCATGAGCTCGCTGCTCAGTATTGCAGGGATGCGTCCCGGCGAATCCGGTGAAACGGCTGCCGGGCTCATTCCGAAGGAATACGCTCTCTATCAGAACTATCCGAATCCATTCAATCCAACGACGGAGATCAGGTTCGACGTACCTGAAAACAGCAGGGTCAGGATCGCCGTCTATGACATGCTGGGCCGTGAAATCAAGATCCTTGCCGACGCCGAGTGGGATGCCGGCCAGCACACTACAATGTGGGACGCACAGAACCAGGATGGCAGACCGGCAGCATCGGGCATTTACCTGGTCCGGCTCTCCGCGCGTTCAGCGACGAGCGGGAGAGAATTTGTCTCCTCGAAGAAGATGATACTGCTCAGGTGA
- a CDS encoding PorV/PorQ family protein, which produces MKLRHCQAFDFLAAFLNIWCMTFRHTPSTPIVSFAIILCSLFSQTALGAARAKYAGEFIAIGVGGRALGLGGAYSALAHDVTAGYWNPAGLSAMMYPQITLMHDERFGGLINYDYAAFALPAGTSTSLAISLIRLGVDDIPNTQNAGIDANGNPLPPGQSQNLAGIDPSRVTYFNAADWAFYFSYAKSVSEQFSYGANIKLIRRELGTASATGIGFDLGAQYLVTDRFLVGANAQDVTTTLVAWNTGTNELITPTLKTGTAYLIDLFGGRLTPAFDIDFRFEGRKTASNAHLGNVSMDFHSGVEFDFKNLVAVRAGYSDIGSLNVGTGIHLPKFDIDYSFAKFDQTDQLDNTHRISLTFTLEAEQFRRSTESR; this is translated from the coding sequence GTGAAACTGCGGCACTGCCAGGCGTTTGACTTTCTTGCGGCTTTTCTCAATATTTGGTGCATGACTTTCCGTCATACGCCAAGCACACCGATTGTTTCCTTCGCCATAATCCTTTGCAGCTTATTTTCGCAGACCGCCCTCGGCGCCGCGAGAGCGAAGTACGCAGGCGAGTTCATTGCGATAGGGGTGGGAGGAAGAGCTCTCGGACTCGGAGGCGCCTACTCCGCATTGGCGCACGACGTCACTGCGGGGTATTGGAATCCCGCCGGACTATCTGCCATGATGTACCCCCAGATCACGCTCATGCACGACGAACGGTTCGGGGGGCTCATCAATTACGACTACGCCGCGTTCGCGCTCCCCGCAGGAACGAGCACGAGCCTGGCGATCAGCCTGATTCGCCTCGGGGTCGACGACATTCCCAACACGCAGAACGCCGGCATCGATGCCAACGGCAACCCCCTTCCCCCGGGACAGTCCCAGAATCTCGCCGGCATCGACCCTTCCAGGGTCACCTACTTTAACGCGGCCGATTGGGCCTTTTACTTCTCCTACGCCAAAAGCGTCAGCGAACAATTTTCCTACGGAGCGAACATCAAACTTATCCGGCGGGAGCTCGGTACCGCCTCGGCGACGGGGATCGGATTCGATCTGGGCGCGCAGTACCTCGTGACCGACAGGTTCCTGGTGGGAGCGAACGCGCAGGACGTCACGACGACCCTTGTCGCATGGAATACGGGGACGAACGAGCTCATCACCCCGACGCTTAAAACCGGCACGGCGTACCTGATCGACCTGTTTGGAGGAAGGTTGACCCCGGCGTTCGATATCGATTTCCGGTTCGAGGGGCGCAAGACCGCCTCGAACGCCCACCTGGGAAACGTCAGCATGGATTTCCACAGCGGGGTGGAATTTGATTTCAAGAACCTTGTCGCGGTCAGGGCGGGGTACAGCGATATCGGATCGCTCAATGTCGGCACGGGCATCCATCTGCCCAAGTTCGATATCGATTACTCGTTCGCAAAGTTCGACCAGACGGACCAGCTCGACAATACCCACCGCATCTCCCTCACCTTTACACTCGAAGCGGAACAATTCCGCCGAAGCACCGAAAGCCGTTGA